One Drosophila kikkawai strain 14028-0561.14 chromosome 3L, DkikHiC1v2, whole genome shotgun sequence genomic window carries:
- the Fibp gene encoding acidic fibroblast growth factor intracellular-binding protein, with amino-acid sequence MADVDVFISNYTLVDPEIYQLWIEGFSSSEAVSYLKQKGFGHSMGAPSDLIASDVLDHYRTYSLIELYLNAPTKLMEQSCFQLEPHVRDLITEKYYSIDDVVAREILGKKLSSRYRKDLDEVAEKTCVKLKSVRRQFDNVKRIFKSVEEMPGTLTNNIKQHFIISNDLAKKYACIVFLACLRFETTKKKLQYLSFSDLLTCSHAIMIYWTYTYQHTGPEYYDTEMDKEFLLDLRELRCLLDKEKEIKHLVCMRLKPVLLERAFHELDGNFRSYWRALITIACNLHRNRELRDLFVDLCEKLIDPWRQNGWNREQVNKFLASITQSVLELEISRDQETRCLWDRYMQVITICLDKMYHI; translated from the exons ATG GCCGATGTGGACGTCTTTATAAGCAACTACACCCTCGTGGATCCCGAGATATACCAGCTATGGATCGAAGGCTTCTCTTCGAGCGAGGCTGTTTCTTACCTCAAACAGAAAGGCTTTGGCCACTCAATGGGTGCACCCAGCGATTTGATAGCTTCAGATGTCTTGGACCACTACCGCACCTACTCTTTAATTGAGCTTTACCTCAACGCACCCACCAAACTGATGGAACAGTCCTGCTTCCAGCTGGAGCCACATGTGCGAGACCTTATCACCGAAAAATACTACTCCATCGACGATGTGGTGGCCCGGGAGATTCTCGGCAAGAAGCTGAGCTCCCGCTACCGCAAGGACCTGGACGAAGTAGCTGAGAAGACTTGCGTCAAACTGAAATCGGTTCGCCGACAGTTCGACAACGTTAAACGCATATTTAAGTCCGTGGAGGAAATGCCTGGCACTCTGACCAACAACATAAAGCAGCATTTCATCATTTCAAATGATCTGGCAAAAAAGTACGCCTGCATTGTCTTCCTGGCCTGTCTGCGCTTCGAAACCACCAAGAAGAAGCTTCAGTATCTGAGTTTCAGTGACCTGTTGACCTGCTCTCATGCCATCATGATCTACTGGACGTACACTTATCAA CACACGGGCCCCGAATATTATGACACTGAAATGGACAAGGAGTTCCTCTTGGATTTGCGTGAACTGAGGTGTTTGCTGGACaaggaaaaggaaattaaGCATCTCGTCTGCATGCGCCTGAAACCCGTGCTCTTGGAACGCGCCTTTCATGAACTGGATGGCAATTTTCGCTCCTACTGGCGCGCATTAATCACAATTGCCTGCAATTTGCATCGCAATCGTGAGCTTCGCGATCTCTTTGTGGATCTCTGTGAGAAACTGATTGATCCTTGGCGGCAGAATGGCTGGAATCGCGAGCAGGTGAACAAGTTTTTGGCCTCCATAACGCAGAGCGTCTTGGAACTGGAAATATCTAGGGACCAAGAGACTCGTTGTCTTTGGGATCGCTACATGCAAGTCATAACCATATGCTTGGACAAAATGTATCACATTTAg
- the Deaf1 gene encoding deformed epidermal autoregulatory factor 1 isoform X2, with product MEQVDSSTELHLNRKDLAALADDVVKEEVILESPGHHHHHHQHHQHHQLDSKVRMVTSSSNDNSGSGGASGGTSGPGGQSGGGGGNSGGVVSVPVSLPIGSMLTGTTFNVITPDQLPHFKPMLCVDNNGYLSGSTVSMGNDLKTIVIQQQQTQPGGGGAGGGGGANSAGTNTTATNTIGLNHDGSGSNNSHDSLATLEHTGAGGAGTGGGGGTGGGSTGWSENPSTQHMEVFQIRCKTTCAELYRSKLGSGGRGRCVKYKDKWHTPSEFEHVCGRGSSKDWKRSIKYGGKSLQSLIDEGTLTPHATNCSCTVCCDDEAASGPVRLFTPYKRRKRNQTDLDMEPGPKRKRNAHHSNNNNSNTNNNNTSGGSSANNCVDVTAAVAAATANVVDENNMFLAEENITSKDEPWAALNDSLDTSTELVDQSQMGNAYERETFVVNINDGSSIAVLDTSQSIKNIEHVYCTMVKATNDFKRLLNDMKQSYERRIEVLQKERDAAVSAMRVQVHADIDDPNISGSLHGNEIISAKKCANCNREALAECSLCRKTPYCSEFCQRKDWNAHQVECTRNPQTTTQQVMLLIDDQS from the exons ATGGAACAGGTCGACTCATCAACCGAGCTGCACCTGAATAGGAAAGACTTGGCCGCGCTGGCCGACGACGTTGTGAAAGAAGAGGTGATATTGGAGAGTCCGggccatcaccatcatcatcatcagcatcaccagcatCATCAG TTGGACTCCAAGGTTCGCATGGTCACATCCTCCTCAAACgacaacagcggcagcggcggtgCCAGTGGCGGAACGAGCGGACCCGGCGGTcagagcggcggcggcggtggcaacAGCGGCGGTGTGGTATCAGTGCCTGTGTCCCTGCCCATTGGATCGATGCTAACCGGCACCACCTTTAATGTGATCACACCCGACCAGCTGCCCCACTTCAAGCCGATGCTGTGCGTCGACAACAATGGCTACCTGTCCGGCAGCACGGTCAGCATGGGCAACGACCTCAAGACGATCGTTatccagcagcaacagacGCAGCCGGGCGGCGGCGGAGCTGGCGGTGGAGGCGGCGCCAACAGTGCGGGCACCAACACGACCGCCACAAATACGATTGGACTGAACCATGATGGCTCCGGTAGCAATAACAGCCACGATAGCCTGGCCACCTTGGAGCATACCGGCGCCGGAGGAGCGGGCactggcggtggtggtggcacaGGCGGCGGTTCCACCGGTTGGTCGGAGAACCCCTCCACCCAGCACATGGAGGTCTTCCAGATTCGCTGTAAAACCACCTGCGCCGAGCTATACCGCAGCAAGCTGGGATCAGGCGGACGCGGCCGCTGTGTTAAGTACAAGGATAAGTGGCACACGCCCAGCGAATTCGAGCATGTGTGCGGCCGGGGCTCCAGCAAGGATTGGAAGCGGTCCATCAAGTATGGTGGCAAGTCGCTGCAGTCCCTTATCGACGAGGGCACGCTCACGCCGCACGCGACCAACTGCAGCTGCACGGTCTGCTGTGACGACGAAGCAG CATCCGGACCAGTGCGTCTCTTCACGCCGTACAAGCGGCGGAAGCGAAATCAAACGGATCTCGACATGGAGCCGGGACCCAAACGCAAGCGCAATGCCCATcatagcaacaacaataatagtaataccaataacaacaacacgaGCGGCGGAAGCTCAGCCAACAATTGTGTGGACGTGACCGCCGCCGTGGCTGCTGCAACGGCCAATGTGGTGGATGAGAACAACATGTTCCTGGCGGAGGAGAATATAACGTCCAAGGATGAGCCATGGGCGGCGCTAAACGATAGTTTGGACACCTCCACCGAGCTGGTTGACCAGAGCCAAATGGGCAACGCCTACGAGCGGGAAACGTTTGTGGTTAATATCAACGATGGCTCCTCCATCGCCGTCCTGGACACCAGTCAATCGATAAAGAATATCGAGCATGTCTACTGCACCATGGTCAAGGCGACCAATGATTTCAAGCGCCTGCTGAACGACATGAAACAGTCCTACGAGCGTCGCATCGAGGTCCTGCAGAAGGAGCGCGATGCGGCGGTCAGTGCAATGCGTGTCCAGGTTCATGCGGACATTGACGATCCCAATATATCTGGTTCCCTGCATGGCAATGAGATCATATCGGCCAAAAAG TGCGCCAACTGTAACAGAGAAGCGCTGGCCGAGTGCTCACTGTGCCGAAAAACGCCGTACTGTTCAGAGTTCTGCCAGCGCAAGGATTGGAATGCTCACCAGGTGGAATGCACAAGAAATCCACAGACGACAACGCAACAAGTCATGCTTTTGATCGATGATCAGTCCTAA
- the Deaf1 gene encoding deformed epidermal autoregulatory factor 1 isoform X1, whose product MEQVDSSTELHLNRKDLAALADDVVKEEVILESPGHHHHHHQHHQHHQLDSKVRMVTSSSNDNSGSGGASGGTSGPGGQSGGGGGNSGGVVSVPVSLPIGSMLTGTTFNVITPDQLPHFKPMLCVDNNGYLSGSTVSMGNDLKTIVIQQQQTQPGGGGAGGGGGANSAGTNTTATNTIGLNHDGSGSNNSHDSLATLEHTGAGGAGTGGGGGTGGGSTGWSENPSTQHMEVFQIRCKTTCAELYRSKLGSGGRGRCVKYKDKWHTPSEFEHVCGRGSSKDWKRSIKYGGKSLQSLIDEGTLTPHATNCSCTVCCDDEAGESASGPVRLFTPYKRRKRNQTDLDMEPGPKRKRNAHHSNNNNSNTNNNNTSGGSSANNCVDVTAAVAAATANVVDENNMFLAEENITSKDEPWAALNDSLDTSTELVDQSQMGNAYERETFVVNINDGSSIAVLDTSQSIKNIEHVYCTMVKATNDFKRLLNDMKQSYERRIEVLQKERDAAVSAMRVQVHADIDDPNISGSLHGNEIISAKKCANCNREALAECSLCRKTPYCSEFCQRKDWNAHQVECTRNPQTTTQQVMLLIDDQS is encoded by the exons ATGGAACAGGTCGACTCATCAACCGAGCTGCACCTGAATAGGAAAGACTTGGCCGCGCTGGCCGACGACGTTGTGAAAGAAGAGGTGATATTGGAGAGTCCGggccatcaccatcatcatcatcagcatcaccagcatCATCAG TTGGACTCCAAGGTTCGCATGGTCACATCCTCCTCAAACgacaacagcggcagcggcggtgCCAGTGGCGGAACGAGCGGACCCGGCGGTcagagcggcggcggcggtggcaacAGCGGCGGTGTGGTATCAGTGCCTGTGTCCCTGCCCATTGGATCGATGCTAACCGGCACCACCTTTAATGTGATCACACCCGACCAGCTGCCCCACTTCAAGCCGATGCTGTGCGTCGACAACAATGGCTACCTGTCCGGCAGCACGGTCAGCATGGGCAACGACCTCAAGACGATCGTTatccagcagcaacagacGCAGCCGGGCGGCGGCGGAGCTGGCGGTGGAGGCGGCGCCAACAGTGCGGGCACCAACACGACCGCCACAAATACGATTGGACTGAACCATGATGGCTCCGGTAGCAATAACAGCCACGATAGCCTGGCCACCTTGGAGCATACCGGCGCCGGAGGAGCGGGCactggcggtggtggtggcacaGGCGGCGGTTCCACCGGTTGGTCGGAGAACCCCTCCACCCAGCACATGGAGGTCTTCCAGATTCGCTGTAAAACCACCTGCGCCGAGCTATACCGCAGCAAGCTGGGATCAGGCGGACGCGGCCGCTGTGTTAAGTACAAGGATAAGTGGCACACGCCCAGCGAATTCGAGCATGTGTGCGGCCGGGGCTCCAGCAAGGATTGGAAGCGGTCCATCAAGTATGGTGGCAAGTCGCTGCAGTCCCTTATCGACGAGGGCACGCTCACGCCGCACGCGACCAACTGCAGCTGCACGGTCTGCTGTGACGACGAAGCAGGTGAGTCAG CATCCGGACCAGTGCGTCTCTTCACGCCGTACAAGCGGCGGAAGCGAAATCAAACGGATCTCGACATGGAGCCGGGACCCAAACGCAAGCGCAATGCCCATcatagcaacaacaataatagtaataccaataacaacaacacgaGCGGCGGAAGCTCAGCCAACAATTGTGTGGACGTGACCGCCGCCGTGGCTGCTGCAACGGCCAATGTGGTGGATGAGAACAACATGTTCCTGGCGGAGGAGAATATAACGTCCAAGGATGAGCCATGGGCGGCGCTAAACGATAGTTTGGACACCTCCACCGAGCTGGTTGACCAGAGCCAAATGGGCAACGCCTACGAGCGGGAAACGTTTGTGGTTAATATCAACGATGGCTCCTCCATCGCCGTCCTGGACACCAGTCAATCGATAAAGAATATCGAGCATGTCTACTGCACCATGGTCAAGGCGACCAATGATTTCAAGCGCCTGCTGAACGACATGAAACAGTCCTACGAGCGTCGCATCGAGGTCCTGCAGAAGGAGCGCGATGCGGCGGTCAGTGCAATGCGTGTCCAGGTTCATGCGGACATTGACGATCCCAATATATCTGGTTCCCTGCATGGCAATGAGATCATATCGGCCAAAAAG TGCGCCAACTGTAACAGAGAAGCGCTGGCCGAGTGCTCACTGTGCCGAAAAACGCCGTACTGTTCAGAGTTCTGCCAGCGCAAGGATTGGAATGCTCACCAGGTGGAATGCACAAGAAATCCACAGACGACAACGCAACAAGTCATGCTTTTGATCGATGATCAGTCCTAA
- the trc gene encoding serine/threonine-protein kinase tricornered translates to MMSSRTQDDGASIRFSDHTLDKATKAKVTLENYYSNLVTQYGERKQRLAKLEAQLKDESLTESQRQEKRLQHAQKETEYLRLKRLRLGVEDFEALKVIGRGAFGEVRLVQKKDTGHVYAMKVLRKADMLEKEQVAHVRAERDVLVEADHQWVVKMYYSFQDQVNLYLIMEFLPGGDMMTLLMKKDTLSEECTQFYISETALAIDSIHKLGFIHRDIKPDNLLLDARGHLKLSDFGLCTGLKKSHRTDFYRDLSQAKPSDFIGTCASPMDSKRRAESWKRNRRALAYSTVGTPDYIAPEVFLQTGYGPACDWWSLGVIMYEMLMGYPPFCSDNPQDTYRKVMNWRETLIFPPEIPISEEAKETIINFCCEADRRLGSQRGLDDLKSVPFFRGVDWEHIRERPAAIPVEVRSIDDTSNFDEFPDVSLEIPSAPIPQGGEIAKDWVFINYTYKRFEVRNLE, encoded by the exons ATGATGAGCAGCAGAACGCAGGACGACGGTGCCTCGATCAGATTCAGCGACCACACACTGGACAAGGCCACCAAGGCCAAGGTGACGTTGGAAAACTACTACAGCAACCTGGTGACGCAGTACGGCGAGCGGAAGCAGCGCCTGGCCAAATTGGAGGCGCAGTTAAAGGATGAGAGCCTGACAGAGTCGCAGCGCCAGGAGAAGCGTCTGCAGCATGCGCAAAAGGAGACGGAGTACCTGCGTCTCAAGCGCCTTCGTCTGGGCGTCGAGGACTTTGAGGCGCTGAAAGTCATCGGACGGGGAGCCTTTGGCGAGGTGCGTCTTGTCCAGAAAAAGGATACGGGCCATGTGTACGCGATGAAGGTGCTGCGTAAAGCGGACATGCTCGAGAAGGAGCAGGTGGCGCATGTACGCGCCGAGCGTGATGTTCTCGTCGAGGCCGATCACCAGTGGGTGGTCAAGATGTACTACAGTTTCCAG GATCAggtcaatttatatttaataatggaGTTCTTGCCCGGCGGTGATATGATGACGCTATTGATGAAAAAGGACACACTATCCGAGGAGTGCACACAGTTCTATATCAGCGAGACGGCACTGGCGATCGATTCAATACACAAACTCGGTTTCATACACAGGGACATCAAGCCGGACAACTTGCTGCTGGATGCACGAGGACATCTAAAG CTCTCCGACTTTGGACTCTGCACCGGCTTGAAGAAATCGCATAGGACAGACTTTTATCGGGATTTATCGCAGGCGAAACCATCCGATTTTATAGGCACCTGTGCCAG CCCCATGGACTCAAAGCGACGTGCCGAGTCATGGAAGCGAAACCGACGCGCCCTCGCCTACAGTACGGTGGGAACGCCGGATTATATTGCACCCGAAGTATTCCTACAGACCGGCTATGGTCCGGCCTGTGACTGGTGGTCTCTGGGCGTCATCATGTACGAAATGCTGATGGGCTATCCGCCCTTCTGTTCGGACAATCCGCAGGACACGTATCGAAAGGTGATGAACTGGCGCGAGACCTTGATATTCCCCCCGGAAATTCCCATCTCGGAAGAGGCCAAGGAGACGATTATCAATTTCTGCTGCGAGGCCGATCGCCGGCTGGGTTCCCAGCGGGGTCTCGATGACCTGAAGTCGGTGCCGTTCTTTCGGGGCGTCGACTGGGAGCACATACGTGAACGTCCCGCAGCTATACCCGTCGAGGTGCGCTCCATCGATGATACGTCCAATTTTGATGAGTTCCCCGATGTCTCATTGGAAATAC CATCGGCGCCCATACCGCAGGGCGGTGAGATCGCCAAGGACTGGGTATTCATCAACTATACGTACAAGCGATTCGAGGTGCGGAACTTGGAGTGA
- the LOC108073850 gene encoding F-box/LRR-repeat protein 14: MARITSILDLEPSCLLFIFKLLSLEDQLHLARCCRLFRDAFLHLHRHHFQHVIDRDTNLRTLEDWHTFLWLCGARIRSLQSYFDDDHPLQLLPLISRHCYRLERISIHNATVARAQPYLLRMSSLRSVHVRNYKSTSKDLVRAIRIHLPQVTSLSLESFDRRELQEVRHFSELVELGLYDEVTTSEFALIVKNMRNLRTLQLGNAKRFLVSSNLRMLASNCRQLEKLSFQDCDADLLVLPQFSNLRYLQIYCPEELKTRFFKALARSQCSTQLEYLILHRKRWISEEQAQHISALRSLRWLVCKPRDDLCVRHLAELRHLECLSVQAAREIGEFQLSLLVANNEQLRYLNICYCLGITDAFILDTLGSLGRRAVHQPMELFAAATDIRHDIMERLPSEYPRKMLCLNFECSEGMTSGDHFYADEPEFDRQAV, translated from the exons ATGGCCCGCATCACAAGTATCCTGGACTTGGAGCCCAGTTGCCTGCTCTTCATTTTCAAGCTTCTGAGCTTGGAGGATCAACTGCACCTGGCTCGGTGCTGTCGCCTCTTTCGGGACGCCTTCCTCCACCTGCATCGACACCATTTCCAACATGTCATCGACAGGGACACGAATCTGCGGACTCTGGAGGACTGGCACACATTCCTTTGGCTGTGCGGTGCTCGCATCCGCAGCCTGCAGTCCTACTTCGATGATGACCATCCTCTGCAACTGTTGCCGCTGATCAGCAGACACTGCTACCGGCTGGAGAGGATCTCGATTCATAATGCCACGGTGGCCCGAGCACAGCCGTATCTGCTGCGGATGAGTTCGTTGAGAAGTGTTCATGTGCGCAACTACAAAAGCACCAGCAAGGATCTGGTGAGAGCAATAAGGATTCACCTGCCGCAGGTGACCTCACTGAGCCTGGAGAGCTTCGATCGAAGGGAAT TACAAGAAGTTCGTCACTTTAGCGAGCTTGTCGAGTTGGGTCTGTACGATGAAGTCACGACTTCAGAGTTCGCTTTAATAGTAAAAAATATGAGAAATCTGCGTACTCTGCAGCTGGGCAATGCCAAGCGCTTTCTAGTTTCCAGTAACCTCCGAATGTTGGCCTCCAATTGCCGCCAGCTGGAGAAACTGTCCTTCCAAGACTGCGATGCCGATCTTCTAGTCCTGCCGCAATTCTCGAACCTCAGGTACCTGCAAATATACTGCCCGGAGGAACTAAAGACGCGCTTTTTCAAAGCCTTGGCCAGGAGTCAGTGCTCCACCCAGCTGGAGTATCTTATACTTCATCGCAAGCGCTGGATCAGCGAGGAGCAGGCCCAACACATCAGTGCCTTAAGGTCGCTCAGGTGGCTTGTTTGCAAGCCACGGGATGACCTGTGTGTTCGTCACTTGGCCGAGCTCCGGCACCTGGAATGCCTTTCCGTACAGGCAGCCAGGGAAATAGGTGAGTTTCAGTTGTCGCTGCTGGTGGCCAACAATGAGCAGCTGCGGTATCTGAACATATGCTACTGCCTGGGCATCACAGACGCCTTTATCCTGGACACGCTTGGGAGTCTGGGCAGGCGGGCAGTCCACCAGCCAATGGAGTTGTTTGCCGCAGCCACCGACATCAGGCACGATATTATGGAGAGG ctGCCATCAGAGTATCCTCGGAAAATGCTTTGTCTGAACTTTGAGTGCAGCGAGGGAATGACCAGCGGCGATCACTTTTATGCTGACGAACCGGAATTCGATCGCCAAGCTGTATGA